A section of the Humulus lupulus chromosome 2, drHumLupu1.1, whole genome shotgun sequence genome encodes:
- the LOC133813986 gene encoding uncharacterized protein LOC133813986 encodes MDSQESSKLIIILTFKTIQNTLGSFQSKVNWVVFSDENSKYFHAVMRKRRLENRITSFINGDKIEDDYEKVVKHFLSHFEHFRGRSSSATMDLDLDCLNQGNRLSVEQQVRLLRPFSKSDVKKALFSIHSSKSPGLDGFGSGFFKGLWGNIGAEISQAVLDFFQDGFLPKSLNETVISLIPKVADPKSASDYRPIACCNTLYKCISKLLCTRLSEVLHFLVHSNQGAFIKNRNLAHNIMIFQDLLKGYTGKNISARCIMKIDLSKAYNTVDWHFVEELLKNFCFPSRFINWILVCLKGMSYSLLMNGRIQGSFKGEKGLRQGDPISPLLFVLIMEYLTRLLAHNADDLIIFCKGNINSVRGIQDAFKRFCDSTGLSANKTKSHIFFGGVKEGIKIKILELMQMDEGRAQLIHSVMLGIRNFWMSIFIFPYKVTAAIDKCCRDFLWGSRGNRTKLHLPSWEKVCLPKKLGGIGFREGKKWNMALMAKYIWASSSKQDCLWVRWINSIYLKDHNIWSIPIKQDMSWHFKKLLKLRQITDEESLRQAEKGGKFRVKKFYTSLIYAQRVVYAETVWNKLLVPKHRFIYWQIFNSQLLTRDHLSRFLPIQSSFCPVCDLVLETHSHLFMDCIFSRRLFGEVSSWLGVFMWPKSFVELQDWCHLAVRGLKYQIMNVVLSATLYFIWKNRNKCIFESACSSASIISLEIRKVVKCRILGLGLLSFSKKDRYLINVVEGW; translated from the exons ATGGATTCACAAGAATCatcaaaattaataattatattgacATTCAAAACAATCCAGAATACTCTGGGTAGCTTTCAGAGTAAAGTTAACTGGGTAGTTTTCAGTGATGAAAATTCGAAATACTTCCATGCAGTTATGAGGAAAAGAAGACTAGAAAATAGAATCACATCTTTTATTAATGGTGATAAAATTGAAGATGATTATGAGAAAGTTGTAAAGCATTTTCTCTCCCATTTTGAGCACTTTAGGGGGAGGAGTAGTTCGGCTACCATGGATCTAGACTTAGATTGTTTGAACCAGGGAAATAGACTATCTGTGGAGCAACAAGTTCGTTTGTTAAGGCCGTTTAGTAAGAGTGATGTGAAGAAGGCTCTATTCAGCATTCATTCTTCTAAAAGTCCTGGGTTGGATGGTTTTGGTTCAGGCTTTTTCAAGGGGTTATGGGGAAATATTGGAGCTGAAATTTCCCAAGCTGTCTTGGACTTTTTCCAGGATGGTTTCCTGCCTAAATCATTGAATGAAACGGTGATTTCCCTCATTCCTAAGGTAGCAGACCCGAAATCAGCTAGTGATTACAGGCCTATCGCTTGTTGTAATACACTCTATAAGTGTATTTCGAAACTGCTTTGTACTAGGCTCTCAGAAGTGCTTCATTTCCTAGTTCATAGCAACCAAGGGGCCTTTATTAAGAACAGAAATCTTGCTCATAACATCATGATCTTCCAGGATCTCCTAAAAGGGTATACTGGGAAGAATATATCAGCAAGATGTATAATGAAGATCGATCTTAGCAAAGCTTACAATACAGTCGATTGGCACTTTGTGGAGGAGTTGCTTAAGAATTTTTGTTTCCCATCTAGATTTATTAACTGGATTCTGGTCTGTTTAAAAGGAATGAGCTACAGTCTCCTCATGAATGGTAGAATTCAGGGTTCCTTCAAAGGGGAAAAAGGTCTTCGTCAAGGTGACCCTATATCTCCCCTTTTATTTGTCCTGATAATGGAGTACCTCACCAGACTCTTGGCTCACAATGCCG ATGATTTGATTATTTTTTGCAAAGGCAATATCAATTCGGTGAGAGGCATTCAAGATGCTTTCAAGAGGTTCTGTGATTCTACAGGTCTTTCTGCGAATAAAactaaatctcatatctttttTGGAGGAGTTAAAGAAGGAATTAAAATCAAGATTCTTGAACTGATGCAAATGGATGAAG GTCGGGCTCAACTTATTCACTCGGTTATGCTTGGTATTAGGAACTTTTGGATGAGTATTTTCATTTTTCCTTATAAAGTCACAGCTGCTATTGATAAATGCTGTCGAGATTTCCTCTGGGGTTCTAGAGGGAATAGGACTAAGCTTCATCTCCCTTCTTGGGAGAAGGTGTGTCTACCGAAAAAGTTGGGTGGTATTGGCTTTCGTGAAGGCAAGAAATGGAATATGGCTTTGATGGCCAAGTATATATGGGCCTCCTCTAGCAAGCAAGACTGCCTTTGGGTTAGATGGATCAACTCCATTTACCTTAAAGATCATAACATATGGAGTATTCCAATTAAGCAAGATATGAGTTGGCATTTTAAGAAGCTGCTCAAACTAAGGCAAATTACTGATGAGGAGTCTTTGAGACAAGCTGAAAAGGGAGGTAAATTTCGAGTTAAGAAATTTTATACTTCTCTGATTTATGCTCAAAGAGTTGTATATGCAGAGACTGTTTGGAACAAACTTCTAGTGCCCAAGCATAGGTTTATCTATTGGCAAATTTTTAACTCTCAATTGCTTACCAGAGATCACTTGAGCCGCTTCTTACCTATCCAATCCTCTTTTTGCCCTGTTTGTGACCTGGTTTTAGAAACTCACAGTCACCTTTTTATGGACTGTATCTTCTCTAGGAGGCTTTTTGGGGAAGTTAGCAGCTGGCTTGGTGTTTTTATGTGGCCGAAGTCTTTCGTGGAGCTTCAGGATTGGTGTCATTTAGCTGTTAGAGGTTTGAAGTACCAGATTATGAATGTTGTTCTTTCAGCAACTCTGTACTTTATTTGGAAAAACAGGAACAAGTGCATTTTTGAATCAGCTTGTAGTTCAGCTAGCATTATTAGCCTTGAAATTAGGAAAGTTGTTAAATGTAGAATCTTGGGTTTGGGTCTTCTTAGCTTTAGCAAAAAGGACAGATATTTGATCAATGTTGTAGAGGGTTGGTAA